TGCCAATGCACCGCGTCGGCGGCAAAGCTGAAACAGCACGGCAGAACCTCCACGCCGCTGTCGGTGGATTGGCGAAACAGTTCTCCGTAGCGCGGATCGGCACTGTCGCCGGGAGCAAAGTCGTTCACATCTGGGCGGCTGAGGCAGGGCACGAGCACCGCCCGAGCTTCCGGGAGCACACCCATGAGCTCGATTAGATGCTTTTGGCCCCGCTCGGTCACTGTGTCAGGGAATAGTGCTGTTTTGCCGTCGGTCCAGGTTGTGTTCTTCACCTCTAGGTAGATCAGTCGTTGATCGGGGTTCTGTTCTGCCGGGGTGAGCAGGAGGTCAATCCGGCTGCGCTTGTTTGTTCCGTAGGCCACCTCCCGGCGGATTCCCGCAATCGCACCGAGTTGAGTGTTGAGACAACCCGCTTCGATCGTGGCCCGAATCAAGCGGTTGGGGAGGGCGGTGTTAATGCCGACCCAGCAGGGTTTGCCCTCTGCACCTGGAACTTCGGCTTGTTCCCAGGTCCAGGCCAGCTTGCGTTTCGGGGAGGGTGCGTGGCGGAGTCGCACCTTTTGGCCAGGGATCAAGACACCGGTCATTGGACCGGTATTGGCGCAATGGGCCGTGACGGTTTCACCGCTGCTTAGTTCCACATCGGCCAGAAAGCGTTTGTAGCGCTTCAGCAGCACGCCCTCCGTTAGGGGTTCAAAACGCAGCAGGGCATCGCCTGGAGAGGGAAGGCCAGTCATGGCAGCAGCTGAGATTGGCCCATGGTCTCGTGCGATGCATTCACAATGCGCCCAGTGCTGGGGGCGGAATGGCGCGTTCACTCAAGGGGATCGCACTGGTGGTGACCCTTGGCACCCTGCTGAGCAAGGTGGGTGGCCTCATCCGGCAGCTGGTGATCGCAGCGGCCTTCGGGGTTGGTGCTGCCTATGACGCGTACAACTACGCCTACGTGCTGCCTGGATTTCTTTTGATCCTGCTCGGGGGAATCAATGGCCCTTTCCACAGCGCCATGGTGAGTGTTCTCAGCCGGCGCCCCCGGGCTGAAGGGGCTCACATTCTTGCGGCGCTCAACACCAGCGTCAGCGCTCTGCTTGTGCTGGTCACGATCGTTCTGGTGCTGGCGGCGGATCCCCTGATCACCCTGGTGGGGCCGGGTCTGGCGCCTGATCTTCACGCCATCGCCAGGGTTCAGCTGCAGGTCATGGCACCGATGGCGCTGCTGGCCGGACTGATTGGGCTCGGCTTCGGATCCCTCAATGCTGCAGATGAATTCTGGATTCCGGCGATCTCACCGCTGATGTCCAGCGGGGCCTTGATCCTGGCTGTGGGACTTCTGTGGTGGCAGCTCGGTGCTGACATTGCCTTGCCGTCCGCCGCCATGACCGGAGGTGTGGTGTTGGCATTCGCCACGTTGGTGGGGGCTTTATTGCAGTGGTTGATCCAGCTGCCGGCTTTGATCCAGCAGGGGTTGGCTCGGTTCCAATTGGTCTGGGACTGGCGGCATCCCGGCGTGCGGGAGGTCTGGCGTGTGATGGGGCCCGCGACGCTGTCGTCCGGAATGCTTCAGATCAATGTGTTCACGGATCTGTTTTTCGCCTCTGGAATCGTCGGTGCGGCTGCGGGTCTGGGGTACGCCAATTTGCTGGTGCAAACGCCGCTGGGCCTGATCTCGAATGCACTCCTGGTGCCCTTGCTGCCCACCTTCGCCAGGCTCACGGCGCCGGCCGATCGACCGCAGCTGATCGAACGGATCCGGCAGGGGCTGATGCTGTCCACAGCATCGATGATTCCTCTCGGCGGTCTGTTCATCGCCTTGGGTGGTCCCATCGTCGCCCTGGTCTACGAGCGTGGAGCCTTCGATGCGACAGCGGCTCAGCTGGTGACGGGTTTGCTGATGGCCTACGGCCTGGGCATGCCGGCTTACCTCGGTCGGGATGTGCTGGTGCGTGTCTTTTATGCCCTCGGCGATGGGACGACGCCCTTTCGGTTCTCGCTGGCGGGGATCGGTCTGAATGTGGTTTTTGATTGGCTGTTGGTGGGTGGCCCGACCCCTTGGGGGAATCAGTCGCCGTTCAATTTCGGAGCGCCCGGGTTGGTGCTCGCCACGGTCGCCATCAACCTGCTCACCTGTCTCGCCCTTTTGGTTGCTTTGCAGCAACGGATCTCAGGCCTCCCATTGCGGCGCTGGGGGCTTGATCTTTTGCGGCTGGCCATCGCTGGTCTGCTGGCCGCTGGGGGAGCCTGGGTTCTGTTGGCTGCTTTTAGCTGGCCCTCAGGGCTCGTGGGCCTGCTGCTGCAGGTGTCTGCACCTGGCCTGCTGGGTTTGGTGCTGTTTGCCTTGATCGGTGCTCAACTCAAGGTGCAGGAGGTGCGTGAGATTTCACAGTTGGTGCTGGGCCGATTCAGGTCTCGCTGAGACGAACATCACGCTCTTCACGCACCTGAATGGGAAGTTCCAACTGTTCGCGACCCACGAGTTGTGGTCCTTGAACAGAAACGATCCGCGCTTCGATCCCGAATTCCTTGAAGGCGGTTTCCAGCTCTTGAATCAGGGCTTTTTCAACCTGAGCTTCTGCATCCACGACCCGCCCAATCAATCGTTCACCCAGTCGGCCGATGCGTTGGCGGACCACTTCTCGCGAGTTGGTGACTTCAATGATCAGCACACCAACCGCGGCGGATGGACTGCAACCTTATCCGCAGTACGGCTCGAGGATCTCTTCCAGATCACGCAGCTGGGTGGGTGGAATCAGCTTGGCGAGGGGCAGCTGGCTGGCACCTCCCGCCAGCGGCACCTTCACAGCATCGAGAGCCTGCCGAGCTGCCACTTCAGCACCTTGATTGATGCGGGCACTGCATTCGATGGCCAGTGCGGAGGCCAGGTCGGCATCGCCTAGATAAAGATGCCAGCCGCTGATCTGAACGTAGAGGCGATCAGCCAAAGCGCTTTGAAGGTCCTGTAGGTCGCTGGCGGAAAGGGACATCAGCCCAGGAAGATCAAGGGGAATACATCCATGCTGGCTTTATTCAACCGACTTGGGCCGCTGAAGAATCACCCAAATGAACTGGCCGAGCCACAGGGTTGCCCAGAGACCGGTGACCCAGGTCAGGCTCCCTGAAGGAAAGGGATGGCGCATCTCCTGTAGGAACCAGCCGCCGCTGTTCACCGCGGCAAAGATGCCGCCGTGCAGGCAGAGGTTCACGATGCGTTCGAAATGCCGGTATGTCGGATCCTCAGGGTTAGCGGGGCCATACCAGCGGATCGGCATTGCTCAGGCTCAGAAACCCCTGAATCCTGACGCGCTCCGGACCCAGTTGACGAGCGGACCCTCGATGGGGTGTGATGGTTCCACGCAAGCGCTTGTAGCTCAGCGGATTAGAGCATCTGACTACGGATCAGAGGGTCGGGAGTTCGAATCTCTCCAGGCGCGCTTCAACTGCCCTTCAGGGCAGTTTTTTTTTGGTTGATCGGTCGAGCTGATCGCAATGGTTTCTTACGATTGGTCAAAGCTTTACTGACACTTCATGAGCCAGGCTTCTGGACGCGCCATCGACGCAGATCTGGCTCAGTCAGATCCCGATATCGCCGCGTACATCAACCAGGAACGGCAGCGTCAGGAAACCCATCTTGAGCTGATCGCATCGGAGAACTTCGCGTCCCGTGCGGTGATGCAGGCTCAGGGTTCCGTTCTCACCAACAAATACGCCGAGGGTCTGCCCAGCAAGCGCTATTACGGCGGTTGTGAGCACGTTGATGCCATTGAAGAGCTGGCCATCGAGCGGGCCAAGCAGTTGTTTGGGGCCGCTTGGGCCAATGTGCAGCCCCACAGCGGTGCCCAGGCCAACTTCGCTGTTTTTCTGGCTCTGCTGCAGCCCGGCGACACGATCATGGGGCTTGACTTATCCCATGGCGGTCATCTGACCCATGGATCTCCGGTCAACGTCAGTGGCAAATGGTTCAACGTTGTTCAGTACGGCGTTGACAAGGGGACCCAACGCCTTGATATGGAGGCGATTCGGCAGCTTGCGCTGGAGCACAAGCCCAAGCTGATTGTTTGTGGTTATTCCGCTTATCCGCGCACGATTGATTTCGCGGCGTTCCGCGCCATCGCCGATGAAGTGGGTGCCTATCTATTGGCCGATATGGCCCATATCGCCGGCCTCGTGGCCGCTGGCGTGCATCCCAGCCCAGTCCCCCATTGCGATGTGGTGACCACCACCACCCACAAGACCCTGCGCGGTCCCCGCGGTGGTCTGATCCTGTGTCGCGATGCTGATTTCGCAAAAAAATTCGATAAGGCCGTCTTCCCGGGCAGTCAGGGCGGCCCGTTGGAGCACGTCATCG
The Synechococcus sp. PROS-U-1 DNA segment above includes these coding regions:
- a CDS encoding cytochrome-c oxidase is translated as MLIIEVTNSREVVRQRIGRLGERLIGRVVDAEAQVEKALIQELETAFKEFGIEARIVSVQGPQLVGREQLELPIQVREERDVRLSET
- the sfsA gene encoding DNA/RNA nuclease SfsA; its protein translation is MTGLPSPGDALLRFEPLTEGVLLKRYKRFLADVELSSGETVTAHCANTGPMTGVLIPGQKVRLRHAPSPKRKLAWTWEQAEVPGAEGKPCWVGINTALPNRLIRATIEAGCLNTQLGAIAGIRREVAYGTNKRSRIDLLLTPAEQNPDQRLIYLEVKNTTWTDGKTALFPDTVTERGQKHLIELMGVLPEARAVLVPCLSRPDVNDFAPGDSADPRYGELFRQSTDSGVEVLPCCFSFAADAVHWQGVRPVRPV
- the murJ gene encoding murein biosynthesis integral membrane protein MurJ, which gives rise to MARSLKGIALVVTLGTLLSKVGGLIRQLVIAAAFGVGAAYDAYNYAYVLPGFLLILLGGINGPFHSAMVSVLSRRPRAEGAHILAALNTSVSALLVLVTIVLVLAADPLITLVGPGLAPDLHAIARVQLQVMAPMALLAGLIGLGFGSLNAADEFWIPAISPLMSSGALILAVGLLWWQLGADIALPSAAMTGGVVLAFATLVGALLQWLIQLPALIQQGLARFQLVWDWRHPGVREVWRVMGPATLSSGMLQINVFTDLFFASGIVGAAAGLGYANLLVQTPLGLISNALLVPLLPTFARLTAPADRPQLIERIRQGLMLSTASMIPLGGLFIALGGPIVALVYERGAFDATAAQLVTGLLMAYGLGMPAYLGRDVLVRVFYALGDGTTPFRFSLAGIGLNVVFDWLLVGGPTPWGNQSPFNFGAPGLVLATVAINLLTCLALLVALQQRISGLPLRRWGLDLLRLAIAGLLAAGGAWVLLAAFSWPSGLVGLLLQVSAPGLLGLVLFALIGAQLKVQEVREISQLVLGRFRSR
- the glyA gene encoding serine hydroxymethyltransferase; protein product: MSQASGRAIDADLAQSDPDIAAYINQERQRQETHLELIASENFASRAVMQAQGSVLTNKYAEGLPSKRYYGGCEHVDAIEELAIERAKQLFGAAWANVQPHSGAQANFAVFLALLQPGDTIMGLDLSHGGHLTHGSPVNVSGKWFNVVQYGVDKGTQRLDMEAIRQLALEHKPKLIVCGYSAYPRTIDFAAFRAIADEVGAYLLADMAHIAGLVAAGVHPSPVPHCDVVTTTTHKTLRGPRGGLILCRDADFAKKFDKAVFPGSQGGPLEHVIAAKAVAFGEALQPSFQAYSQQVVANAAALAEQLIARGIDVVSGGTDNHVVLLDLRGIGMTGKVADLLVSDVHITANKNTVPFDPESPFVTSGLRLGTAALTTRGFDVPAFQEVADVIADRLLNPEDDGIRQRCLDRVAALCERFPLYADSKQPVLA
- a CDS encoding DUF3181 family protein, translating into MSLSASDLQDLQSALADRLYVQISGWHLYLGDADLASALAIECSARINQGAEVAARQALDAVKVPLAGGASQLPLAKLIPPTQLRDLEEILEPYCG